DNA from Rubripirellula lacrimiformis:
TCCTGGTGGCCGCCACCCTGGTGCTGGGAACGATCGTCAACCTGACACTGTTGCCAGCCTTGGTATCGGCAATCGACCCGTGAATGTCCCCGCCCGACGGGGATCTGCCCGCAGTCGGCGTTTTCATTCCTGCCGGGTTCGATCGTCATCCCAGGCTGGCCCCGTTTGGCCACCGGTGACCCGCTGGTCCCCATGACCGATGAAGTTTGGGCATCGACGCCCCCCCTTTCACTTTTGGCGTCCGCGGCACCATACTTCGTAAGCGAAATCACCCTTTTTCCACCAATCTTGAACCACAGAGAAGCAATCATGGGACGTACCGGAGTCATCACGTTCAAAGGCAATCCAATGACCCTTGAAGGCAGCGATTTGGCCGTTGGATCGGCCGCCCCAGACTTCAAGCTGACGTACGCTGACGCAGGTCTGCAAACGCTGACCTTGGCCGATCTGAAGGGCAAACCTTCGATGATCAGCATCGTACCGAGCCTGGATACGCCTACCTGTGCCATCCAAACCAAAAAGTTCAACGAAGAACTCGGATCGCTGGGCGACAAGATCAATGCTGTCACGGTCAGCCGCGACCTTCCATTCGCCCAGGCTCGTTTCTGTGGCGCCGAAGACGTCAAGATGCGAACCGCCAGCGACTATCAAACGCACGCTTTCGGTACCGACTACGGTGTCACGATCGAAGAACTGAAACTGTTGACCCGCGCCGTATTCGTTCTGGATGCGGACGGAAAAGTGGCTTATAAAGAAATCGTTGCTGAAGTCACCGAAGAACCGGACTACAGCGCGGCAATGGCTGCCCTGCGTATGCTGGTCTAGTCAGCGTATGCTGGCCAAACCGAGTCGATTCGTCGATTCGCCGCTCATCGCTCTCTCGAATCGATCGAGAGAGCGTTGTGGTAGAGCCCGCCCCAATTTGGTGCAGGCGTTTGATCGAAAACCGGTGCCGCTAGCCACAATCGGCTTGCGATCCACCCATCGCTTGAAGTCTCGTCCCCGCCCCCCCCCTCAAACCAACGCTTCAACGTTTTGTTCTCCGTCGCCGCTCTCTACCGATTTGTGCCGCTGGACAATCACACTGAACTTCGCGACCCAATCTTGGACTGCATGGTCCGCAGCGGTGTTCGAGGCACGTTGCTGTTGGCCGACGAAGGCATCAATGGCACCGTCGCGGGCGAAAGATCAGCGATCGAAGCATTGCTGGAATTCCTTCGTCGTGACGACCGCTTCGCCGGTCTGGACGTCAAATGGTCGACGTGTGACGAGATGCCGTTTCGCCGTTCTCGCGTTCGACTGAAAGCCGAAATCGTGACACTGGGGGTCGAAGGCATCGATCCGCTGGATTCGGTCGGCACCTATGTCGATGCCGAGCAATGGAACGAATTGATCGATGATCCCGACGTCACCTTAGTCGACACGCGGAACGACTACGAAGTCGCCATCGGAACTTTCGAAGGTGCGATCAATCCGCAAACCGAAAGCTTTCGCGACTTCCCCGAATTCGTCGCCAAGCATCTCGATCCGGCCAAGCACAAAAAGGTTGCCATGTTTTGCACCGGTGGCATCCGGTGTGAAAAATCGACGGCGTTGCTGAAAAAGGTGGGATTCAGTGAGGTGTATCACCTGCGCGGCGGCATTCTGAAGTACCTGGAATCGGTCCCGGCGGACCAATCACGTTGGCGCGGTGACTGCTTTGTGTTTGATGGCCGCGTCGCTGTCGATCATGACCTGAAGGAAGCCGACCATGTGATGTGTTTCGGTTGCGGTTGGCCGGTATCGCCGGAGGGCCAGAAATCAGAAAAGTTCAGCCCCGGCGTCCAGTGTCCCCACTGTGCCGATCAACTGACCGACGACCAACGCAGTCGATTCGGCGAACGACAGCGTCAACTCAAACAAGCCCAGGCAGCAAGCCGATCGCAAACGCTGCAGCAACAATCCCAGCAACAACAGTAGTCCTGTTGCAGACCTAAACGACCGCCGTGGAAACGCCGCTGGTGCGTTTAAAACAGGGCGTAGATAAACGGGGTTGCTGGCGATGCCGCTAAAAATGCCATCGCAATCATCAACACGGTGACCACCAAAATCGGTGTCAGCCACCATTTCTTGTTGTATCGAAGAAACCCAGCGAATTCGCGGACGATCCCCGGGTCTTTGCCGCCTGGGTTGCCGCTATCGAACTGGCTGCTATCGAACTGGCCGCTGTCCGGTTGATGGGGCGATGATGGCTGATTCATACGAAGTGTCCGGCGGGAACGACCTGTGACGCGATCGGCGCCACCCCTGAATCATAGATGATCCCCCCAAACCTCCGCCACCACTGCCCTCCGCCACCACTGCCCCCCGCCACCACTGAGTCCCCGCAGCCTAGGCTTCCAGCCTGGGAGGCTCGGCTACGGTCCCATGTCGCGATTGCATGTCGTGGTTGGCGATTGGCTGATGATCCGCCGTCAAAATTGTTTTATCCCGGCGAACCGATACAACCGTCACGATCGGTACGGATGATTTAAATGTGCCGAATCTGACTTTGATTCGATCGAGCGCCGCAAAGGTCGATAGCAGTGATGGACTCTTAAAGTGCCAACACCGCTGCTATCCAGGGGCGGAGACTTTTCAACCGCGTTCGAGACTCGATCGCGTTCACGCAGTTTCAACGCATCACGTTTGCTCGGGCAATCCGCATGGAATCCTCCGTTTCAGAATCCGCCAGCAAGGCAACCGTGATCGAGATCAACCTGTTGGGGATGCTCCGTCGTCGTTGGCCACACATCGCATTCGGGATCTTTGTCGGACTGTCGTTGGCAGGCTTCTATTACTTCTCGACCGACCGGATGTACGAATCCAAGATCGAGATCCTGGTGGGTCAACGCAGCAGCGAAGTGACCAACAACGGGACGATCACCGGCGCCAATGCCAGCGGCGATAACATCCAGGAAGACCAACTGGCGACTCACCTGCGATTGTTCGTCGGACGGCGGATGTTGGCCGAAGCAATCCAGAAGGGCAACCTGGATCAATTGGCGTCGTTCCAGCAGGTTGTGGCCAACGGTGGCAGCGTCATCGATCACATTCTGAAGAACATCGAAGTGAACCGGGGTGGCGAGGGTTCGGCTCGCGACGCAATGGTGCTGCGTGCATCCTATCGCGACACCAACCCTGAAGACGCCGCCATCGTCCTATCGGCGATCTACGACAGCTATCGCGACTACGTCGAATCGCACGGGCACAACAGCACCGAGCAAGCGGTCGAGTTGATGGAAAAGGCTCGCGAAACCCATGAATTGGAACTGGCCACGGCGGACCGCGAGTATCGTGAATTTGTCACGTCGGTGCCGGTGTTGATCGAAGGCTCCACGGTGCAAGACGTCCACAAAGATCGGCTAGAAAACCTAGAAGCCGAACTGAATATCGTGACCACATCGTTGGCCGAATCGCGTTCGCGGCTTGAAGTCATCAAGAGCTATCTGGCCACACGTGATAGTTCGAAGATCAACAGCATGGACCACTTGGCACTGCTGAGCCAAAAGGAAGTGGAACGGCTGAAACTGTTTTTGGACGTCACCCGCGGCGAGACTCAAAGCGAAGCTTTTCAAGCGGAACAGCCGATTCGACAAGAGGTTGCCAAAGCCCAGTACAACCGCATGTTGGACTTGATTCAAAAGGAACGCGGTTTCAGTGACGCCTTTGGTGCCGGCCACCCTCTCGTCGAAGCCGTCCGACAAGAGATCGAGATTACCCGGCGATTCATTTCGTCCAACCAGCCTGCCGAAACGAAGGTGCAAAGTCGAAAGTTCGACGCGGCCGAAATGCTAAGCACCTACACTTCGCTACTGTCCAACGACATCGCGGAACTGGAGAAGCGGAAAGAATTCTTGCTGCAAGAATCGACCCTGGAAATGCGACTGGCCAAGGAAGTCGAAAGTGACTTCATGAAGGGCAGTTCGATGAAGTCTAAACTGACTCGCGCCCAATCGCGTTACGACGAAGTGATCTTGCGATTGCAGGAACTGAAACTTTCCCGATCCTACGCCGGCTTTTCGACCGACCTGCTGGAGAGCCCCGAAGTGTCTCAGTCGGCCGCTTGGCCGAAGCTTCCCATCATCGCTGCTATCGGGTTGTTCCTGGGCATGACATTGGGGCTATTGTTGGCGGTCGGAAGCGAACTGATGGATTCGACCTTCAGCGACGTTGCTGATTTGGAACGGACCGTCGGTGCACCCGCGATCGCCCACGTTCCACGATTCAACCTTCGGAAGCTACGCAAACTATTGAACAAGGACAGTGGCGTCCAACCGTCGCTGGTCTGTTCTTACGCACCGCGGTCGACCGAGTCCGAAGTTTATCGAGTTGCCCGTACCGCTTTGATGGTCACCAACCGCAAAGACGATGTGCGGACAATCATGATGACCAGCCCGCAACCGGGCGATGGCAAATCGACCACGATATCGAACCTAGCCATTTCGTTCGCACGTGCCGGCAAAAGTGTGCTGTTGATCGACGCCGACATGCGACGACCGGTGATCGCTGGATTGTTCAACGTCGCCGAGTCCCCCGGACTGTCCGATGTGTTGCGCGGCGAAATTTCGGCCGACACCGCCATCAAACCTTCGGAAATTCCTAACCTGAACCTGATGGCCAACGGATCCCCCACATCGGATCCGGCTGAACTGTTGGAATCGGCAAGATTCTCGATGATGTTGTCCGAGATGTCGCTGCACTTTGATCTGGTCTTGATCGACGCACCACCTTTGTTGGCAGTTGCAGACCCAGCCATCATCGCGCCGATCGTGGATTCTGTGGTCATGACCATTCGGGTCAGCAAGAACGGCCGACGCCCTGTCGAACAAGCCACCAAGATTTTGCAAGACATCGGCATGCAGCCATCCGCTGTGATCGTCAACGGTGTCGATCAAGACGCCAAGAGCTATGGCTACGGAAACTATCAACGAGACCGATACGGATACGTCGGCCACTACCACAACCAGTACGCCGCTACCAACACGGAAAATCTTCCCTCCGTGCGTACCGTCCCCAGTCCGAAAGGCGAACTGGGGCCCAAAGGCGAAGCGGGGCTTTCCGGTGAACTAGGCCCCAAGGGTCGTTCGTCGCGATCATCGGAAAGGGCGTCGTTGTAGTATGAAGTTTGCATTGGCACATCATTGGTTGACCAGCTATCGCGGTGGCGAGCGCGTGCTGGAACAAATGGCATCGCTGTTCCCGGGTGACATCTACACTCTGGTGCAGGATCCACGCGTTGATGTGCCTGGGATCGCCGGACGCAAGATTCGCACCAGTGCGTTGCAGCGGATTCCCAAGGCGGCCGCTTTGTACCGGCATCTGCTGCCGCTGCATCCGTGGGCGATCAGCAATCTGAAGGTCGATGAAGACGTCGACGTCTTGCTTAGCAGCGACGCATCTCTGATCAAGGGAATCGACGCACCCGAGTCGGCCACCCATGTCTGCTATTGTCATTCGCCACCACGGTACCTGTGGGAGATGTCGGCCGACTATAAAAAGACGTCCTTGGCGGCGCGAGTTGCACTGGACGGCTGCGCCCCAAGACTGCGTGATTGGGACTATCGGGCCGCACAGTCCGTGACCCACTTCATCGCCAATTCCCAGTTTGTCGCTGAACGAATCCAAAAGTACTACGACCGCGAATCGACCGTCATCTTTCCGCCCGTTGCCGTCGACGCGTTCCAACATGACCGGCCGCGAGAATCGTTCTGTCTGGTGATCTCGGAATTGGTCCCTTACAAGCGGATCGATTTGGCTGTCGAAGCGTTCAATCGCACCGGCCAACGCTTGGTGATCATTGGCGATGGCCCCGAACGATCGCGTTTGGAATCGGTTGCCAAGCCGAACGTTGAATTTTGGGGACGTCGCAGTTTTGCTGATCTGAAGCGAAACTTGGAAATCGCCCAGGCGTTGATATTCCCCGGTGTCGAAGACTTTGGCATCACTCCGGTCGAAGCTCAGGCAGCCGGCTGCCCAGTGATCGCGTATCGGGGCGGTGGAGCGTTGGAAACCGTGGTAGAGGGTCAAACAGGCCTGTTCTTTGATGATCAGAATATCGATTCGCTGATCGATGCGGTCGATTCGATGGCCGATCACCCGATCTCCGCCGATGTCTGCAACGCAGCCGCACAGCGATTTTCCGCGGAACGTTTCTGCCAACAGTATCGTGATTTTGTTGAATCCAAAATTGCGATCGACGCACCAGTGCTTCCTCAATCGATCGCGAGCTGAACGATGCCTGGACTGTACTTTGACCAACGATGGTGTGCCCAACATGGCATCGGACGTTTTGCAACCGAAACCCGCAAACACTTGGTCGGCTGGAACGATCTGCCCATCAACGGGTACCCCACCAACGCCACCGACGCGTGGCGACTGGGCCGTTGTCTGCGACGCGAAAAGGCGACGCTGTTTTTTAGCCCCGGATTCAACGTTCCCGCCTTTGCAAAATGTCGTGTCGTGTGCACGATCCACGATCTGATTCATGTCCACTACCGAGACAAACAATCCAAGTTGAAGCTGGCCTATTACAAACATCTGCAAAGACCCGTTGTCCGTCGATCTCCGTTGACCTTGACCGTTTCGGAATTCAGTCGGCAGCAGATCATCCAGTGGTATGGTCTGCGGGACAGCCAAGTGGTGTGCGTTGGGAACGGCGTCAGCGACGAATTCACGCCCGATGGACCGCGACTGGATACCGACCAGCGATTTCTGCTGTACGTCGGGAACACACGTCCGCACAAAAATGTCGACGTGTTGCTGCGTGCCCTGTCGCGAATCGATTCGGACCTGTCGTTGACGATGGTGATGAAACCCAACGATTCGATACGCCGGCGGATCCAACAACTTGGTCTGGCCCAGCGTGTCCGTTTTCGCACGGGACTCAGCGATGCCGAACTGGCGATGCACTATCGCGCGGCAGTGGCAACGGTATTGCCCAGCTATTTCGAAGGGTTTGGGTTGCCGTTGGTCGAAGCCATGGCGTGTGGCTGTCCGGTGATGGGCGCCGATCGCACGTCCATTCCCGAAGTGATGGGCAGCGCCGGACTTCTGTTCGATCCTGACGACGAAGAATCGCTGGTGGAACAGATCACGCGAATCGAAAGTCCATCATCCGATCGTCAGTCCAAGGTGGCCTTGGGGCTACGGCAAGCGAGTCGTTTTCGCTGGGCCGACGTAGCTTATCGCATAGACAACGCATTGAAGAACGTGGCATGATCAGTCCGATGTCGAGCACCTCCACGAGGGATCCCCATTCAGCCGCCGGAAACGCGCCAGCAGGCAGTCCAACGCGCCGTTGGGGGATCGCAAAGATCGCAGGCCTGCCGCATGTGGCGATCCTGCTGGGTGCATCCGTCAGCATGCTGGCCTGGATGGCGCCTTCGATCACCCAGAGCGGGAAGGGCTATGTGGCGGCGCCGGCGACCTTTACCGAAGTCGCCATCACGATCGGTGCCTATCTGATGCTGGGGTTGGCGGCCGGGGTCGGTTACCTGGTGGGCCGAATCCTAAGCCGGCGGCTGCCAACGATCCATGCCGATCGCCCGGTCGATTTGCGACACACCGGTTTCTGGTCAGCAACGATTCTGTTCGCCGCGATCGGAACCTTGATCGCTGGTTTGACCATTGTCCGTGCCATCGGACCGGCCGGTTGTTTGCAGGCTCTGATATCGTTCAATGCGAACGCGTTCAAGATGGCACTGTACGAAAACTATCAGTCGGGAATCCTGTCACTGCGATACCTGGCGATCCTGGCCGGCGCGATTGCGATTTTCCGATATTTGGCGTTCCGCGATTTGTCAGCCCGGGCGGTGATATCCTTCGGCCTGCTGCTGTCCGTTGCGATGATCTCCAGTCGACTATCGCTCATCTGGGCAGTGGTCATGGGCGGCATCGCCTATCTGCTGTATCCGGAAAGCAGCTACAAAAGGAAGATTTCGCGTAGCGAACTGATCATCGGTGCTTCCGCCGTGATTGTGTTGTTGGGGGCGCTGACGATCTCGCGCACCTATGGCTACTATCAAAATCGAGGCGCCGACAATGTCGTGTCCGCCGTGTTGGGCGAATTCCATCGATACCTGGCTGCACCGTTTCAAGGCGGGATTGAAGCGATGAACTTCTCGGGCGGTCATTCGCATCTGAGCGAGTCGGCGGGGATCGACGCCAATCTGTCCACGAACTCGGCGCTGATGGATTTCGCCGCACTGACAGGCCGCTGGAACCTAGTGGCTCTTTCGTTGGTGGTCATGATCAGCAGTGGTGCCTGCGGCATGCTGCGACGCTACTCGGGCACCTATTTCATTTTCGCCTTTGGGGTGCTGCAAGCATGCCACCTAGAGCTGTGGCGAATCTCGATGTTCCACCGTGGGATCACGCTAACCCTGATCATCTTTGCGATGGTCGTACCGCTGTTGCAAATCTATATCCGCATCCCGTCACTAAAAATCCCAAGCATCCGAGTGCGTTTGTAGTCCTTCCACCAATTCAACATCTTTCGTTTAACCGCACAAGCAACGCCGAACGCGCCGCGAACCACATCACCCCACCCGCGTTGCATCGTTTAACCGTGCGGGCAACGCCCCACGCGTTTACCAGCCAACGCACGGCCCCCCAGGCACACGGCCAACCGAAGCGAAACACATCAGCCCCACCCACACTTCATTTAACCGTGCGGGCAACGCCCCACGCGTTTACCAACCAACGCACCGCCCCCCAGGCACACGGCCAACCGAAGCGAAACACATCAGCCCCACCCCCACATTTCGTTTAACCGTGCGGGCAACGCCTCACGCGTTTACCAACCAACGCACGGCCCCCCAGGCACACGGCCAACCGAAGCGAAACAGACCACCCTCACCCACATTTCGTTTAACCGTGCGGGCAACGCCCCACGCGTTTACCAGCCAACGCACGGCCCCCCAGGCACGCGGCCAACCGAAGCGAAACACATCAGCCCCACCCGCATTTCGTTTAACCGTGCGGGCAACGCCCCACGCGTTTACCAACCAACGCACGGCCCCCCAGGCACGCGGCCAACCGAAGCGAAACACATCACCCTCACCCACATTTCGTTTAACCGTGCGGGCAACGCCCCACGCGCTGATCAGCCAACGCACCGCGCGCCAGGCACGCGGCCAACCGAAGCGATACACATCAGCCCCACCCCCGCATGTCGTTTAACCGTGCGGGCAACGCCCCACGCGTTTACCAGCCAACGCACGGCCCCCCAGGCACGCGGCTAACCGAAGCGAAACACATCAGCCTCACCCACACTTCATTTAGCCGTGCGGGCATCGCCACGTGCTAGTCCGCCAACACAGGGGCTGGCGGCTGGATCCGCGGATGCTTCATCGATTCC
Protein-coding regions in this window:
- the tpx gene encoding thiol peroxidase; the encoded protein is MGRTGVITFKGNPMTLEGSDLAVGSAAPDFKLTYADAGLQTLTLADLKGKPSMISIVPSLDTPTCAIQTKKFNEELGSLGDKINAVTVSRDLPFAQARFCGAEDVKMRTASDYQTHAFGTDYGVTIEELKLLTRAVFVLDADGKVAYKEIVAEVTEEPDYSAAMAALRMLV
- the trhO gene encoding oxygen-dependent tRNA uridine(34) hydroxylase TrhO, yielding MFSVAALYRFVPLDNHTELRDPILDCMVRSGVRGTLLLADEGINGTVAGERSAIEALLEFLRRDDRFAGLDVKWSTCDEMPFRRSRVRLKAEIVTLGVEGIDPLDSVGTYVDAEQWNELIDDPDVTLVDTRNDYEVAIGTFEGAINPQTESFRDFPEFVAKHLDPAKHKKVAMFCTGGIRCEKSTALLKKVGFSEVYHLRGGILKYLESVPADQSRWRGDCFVFDGRVAVDHDLKEADHVMCFGCGWPVSPEGQKSEKFSPGVQCPHCADQLTDDQRSRFGERQRQLKQAQAASRSQTLQQQSQQQQ
- a CDS encoding DUF5989 family protein, giving the protein MNQPSSPHQPDSGQFDSSQFDSGNPGGKDPGIVREFAGFLRYNKKWWLTPILVVTVLMIAMAFLAASPATPFIYALF
- a CDS encoding polysaccharide biosynthesis tyrosine autokinase → MESSVSESASKATVIEINLLGMLRRRWPHIAFGIFVGLSLAGFYYFSTDRMYESKIEILVGQRSSEVTNNGTITGANASGDNIQEDQLATHLRLFVGRRMLAEAIQKGNLDQLASFQQVVANGGSVIDHILKNIEVNRGGEGSARDAMVLRASYRDTNPEDAAIVLSAIYDSYRDYVESHGHNSTEQAVELMEKARETHELELATADREYREFVTSVPVLIEGSTVQDVHKDRLENLEAELNIVTTSLAESRSRLEVIKSYLATRDSSKINSMDHLALLSQKEVERLKLFLDVTRGETQSEAFQAEQPIRQEVAKAQYNRMLDLIQKERGFSDAFGAGHPLVEAVRQEIEITRRFISSNQPAETKVQSRKFDAAEMLSTYTSLLSNDIAELEKRKEFLLQESTLEMRLAKEVESDFMKGSSMKSKLTRAQSRYDEVILRLQELKLSRSYAGFSTDLLESPEVSQSAAWPKLPIIAAIGLFLGMTLGLLLAVGSELMDSTFSDVADLERTVGAPAIAHVPRFNLRKLRKLLNKDSGVQPSLVCSYAPRSTESEVYRVARTALMVTNRKDDVRTIMMTSPQPGDGKSTTISNLAISFARAGKSVLLIDADMRRPVIAGLFNVAESPGLSDVLRGEISADTAIKPSEIPNLNLMANGSPTSDPAELLESARFSMMLSEMSLHFDLVLIDAPPLLAVADPAIIAPIVDSVVMTIRVSKNGRRPVEQATKILQDIGMQPSAVIVNGVDQDAKSYGYGNYQRDRYGYVGHYHNQYAATNTENLPSVRTVPSPKGELGPKGEAGLSGELGPKGRSSRSSERASL
- a CDS encoding glycosyltransferase; the protein is MKFALAHHWLTSYRGGERVLEQMASLFPGDIYTLVQDPRVDVPGIAGRKIRTSALQRIPKAAALYRHLLPLHPWAISNLKVDEDVDVLLSSDASLIKGIDAPESATHVCYCHSPPRYLWEMSADYKKTSLAARVALDGCAPRLRDWDYRAAQSVTHFIANSQFVAERIQKYYDRESTVIFPPVAVDAFQHDRPRESFCLVISELVPYKRIDLAVEAFNRTGQRLVIIGDGPERSRLESVAKPNVEFWGRRSFADLKRNLEIAQALIFPGVEDFGITPVEAQAAGCPVIAYRGGGALETVVEGQTGLFFDDQNIDSLIDAVDSMADHPISADVCNAAAQRFSAERFCQQYRDFVESKIAIDAPVLPQSIAS
- a CDS encoding glycosyltransferase family 4 protein, whose protein sequence is MPGLYFDQRWCAQHGIGRFATETRKHLVGWNDLPINGYPTNATDAWRLGRCLRREKATLFFSPGFNVPAFAKCRVVCTIHDLIHVHYRDKQSKLKLAYYKHLQRPVVRRSPLTLTVSEFSRQQIIQWYGLRDSQVVCVGNGVSDEFTPDGPRLDTDQRFLLYVGNTRPHKNVDVLLRALSRIDSDLSLTMVMKPNDSIRRRIQQLGLAQRVRFRTGLSDAELAMHYRAAVATVLPSYFEGFGLPLVEAMACGCPVMGADRTSIPEVMGSAGLLFDPDDEESLVEQITRIESPSSDRQSKVALGLRQASRFRWADVAYRIDNALKNVA